The Psychrosphaera ytuae genome includes a region encoding these proteins:
- a CDS encoding homocysteine S-methyltransferase family protein produces MIDNFQQDKTELIEERLKAQVLTLDGAMGTMIQRLKLEEKDFRGEQLQDWHVLLKGNNDLLTLTQPDIIKDIYRAYLEVGADIIETNSFNATETSMADYELEHLAQDINYHAARLAREACDEFSTPEKPRFVAGVLGPTAKTTSMSPDVNDPGYRAIDFDTLVNDYYHSARALLAGGADILLVETVFDTLNAKAALFAIQTLFDDLNRKWPVMISGTITDASGRTLSGQTTEAFYTSIAHVEPLAVGLNCALGPDMLRPYVQALAEIAECHVSVHPNAGLPNEMGEYDLTPEIMAEQMQEWFDEGWINIVGGCCGTTPAHIAALHTIAEQATPRTPKAKDTELRLSGLEIFRLQG; encoded by the coding sequence GTGATAGATAATTTCCAACAAGACAAAACAGAGTTAATCGAAGAACGCCTAAAAGCTCAGGTGTTGACCCTTGATGGAGCGATGGGAACTATGATTCAACGCCTTAAACTAGAGGAAAAAGACTTTAGGGGCGAACAACTTCAAGACTGGCACGTTTTACTCAAAGGAAATAACGACCTACTAACACTCACTCAACCAGACATAATCAAAGATATTTATCGGGCCTACCTCGAGGTCGGAGCCGATATTATTGAGACCAATTCCTTTAATGCGACCGAAACATCAATGGCTGATTACGAATTGGAGCACCTTGCCCAAGACATTAACTATCACGCAGCCAGACTTGCAAGAGAAGCATGTGATGAATTTAGTACACCTGAGAAACCAAGATTTGTTGCTGGTGTGTTAGGTCCAACAGCCAAAACAACGTCTATGTCACCTGACGTAAATGACCCGGGTTATAGAGCGATTGACTTTGATACGTTAGTTAATGATTACTATCATTCAGCACGAGCTTTATTAGCAGGTGGCGCCGACATTTTATTGGTTGAAACGGTTTTTGACACCTTAAACGCTAAGGCTGCCTTGTTTGCTATTCAAACTTTATTTGATGATCTCAACCGCAAGTGGCCAGTGATGATAAGCGGCACTATCACAGATGCATCAGGGCGCACTTTATCGGGCCAGACTACAGAGGCCTTTTACACTTCGATTGCCCACGTTGAGCCTCTCGCAGTAGGACTGAACTGTGCACTTGGGCCAGATATGCTAAGACCCTATGTTCAAGCCCTTGCAGAGATTGCTGAATGTCACGTATCGGTCCACCCAAACGCAGGTTTACCCAATGAGATGGGAGAATATGACCTGACGCCAGAGATCATGGCTGAGCAAATGCAAGAGTGGTTTGATGAAGGTTGGATAAACATCGTCGGCGGCTGTTGTGGTACCACTCCAGCACACATCGCAGCGTTACATACTATTGCTGAGCAAGCCACGCCACGAACGCCGAAAGCAAAAGACACTGAATTGCGTTTATCGGGATTAGAAATATTTAGGTTACAGGGGTAA
- a CDS encoding ComEA family DNA-binding protein has protein sequence MYKGTLLVIRIILAMAFASTVTAEAKTTSSVSLLPVALMSATDSVETATSEDLSILNQQIDINKATESEWISIKGVGPKKAKAILEYKTLIGGFKSIDDLLGVRGIGEKALAKMRPMLKV, from the coding sequence ATGTATAAAGGCACACTTTTAGTTATACGAATTATTTTGGCGATGGCTTTTGCAAGCACAGTTACAGCAGAAGCTAAGACAACGAGTTCTGTATCGCTATTACCTGTAGCTTTGATGTCCGCAACGGACTCAGTCGAAACGGCAACGTCAGAAGATTTGTCGATACTCAATCAGCAAATTGATATCAATAAAGCGACCGAGTCAGAATGGATAAGCATCAAAGGCGTTGGTCCTAAAAAAGCCAAAGCCATTTTAGAGTACAAAACTTTGATAGGTGGCTTTAAATCAATTGATGACTTATTAGGTGTCAGGGGTATTGGTGAAAAAGCATTAGCAAAGATGCGACCTATGCTGAAGGTTTAG
- a CDS encoding EAL and HDOD domain-containing protein has product MYFYAARQPILNVEKELYAYELLFRDGVDNVFPEIDGDLATSRIVEGAQINFGLQDLTDNKPAFINFTLDTIVKKYPTMMAPESLVVEILETVQPGKRLLAEVQKLKELGYTLALDDYEHKPVWRHFFPYIDLIKVDLRETERDQVEVIVKDLASYPKIALLAEKVETLEEFEWCKSLGFKYFQGFFFSKPEMVKTKNLSPAQMTLAELLYETSNEDVNLPKITQIFERDINLSYKLLRYANSAAFNRVSEIATIKQAIISLGHLELKKFLSLLFSAQVGDSKPDELLKMSMIRARFCEQLAIAEGSQDIGKAFLTGMMSLIDAILDESIEKVMEQLPLAAEIKQALINNEGKLAEFLSLAKAFERGNWSQESNLEKELNLQAVEIPALYTEALNWADEQMDVLHATE; this is encoded by the coding sequence ATGTATTTTTATGCCGCGCGCCAACCGATTTTGAATGTCGAAAAAGAACTCTACGCTTACGAATTATTGTTTAGAGACGGCGTCGATAATGTATTCCCAGAAATAGATGGCGACCTTGCAACTTCACGAATTGTCGAAGGCGCCCAAATTAACTTTGGCTTGCAAGATCTTACGGATAACAAACCTGCATTTATTAACTTTACCCTCGACACCATCGTCAAAAAGTATCCGACAATGATGGCACCAGAATCATTAGTCGTAGAAATATTGGAGACGGTTCAACCAGGGAAACGATTGCTCGCCGAAGTTCAAAAACTCAAAGAGCTTGGCTACACACTGGCCCTAGATGACTATGAACACAAACCTGTATGGCGTCACTTTTTCCCATATATCGACCTGATTAAAGTTGATCTTAGAGAAACTGAGCGCGATCAAGTTGAGGTTATTGTGAAAGACTTGGCCAGTTATCCTAAAATCGCACTATTAGCAGAAAAAGTTGAAACCCTCGAAGAGTTTGAATGGTGTAAGTCTCTGGGCTTTAAATACTTTCAGGGGTTCTTCTTTTCAAAGCCTGAAATGGTTAAAACCAAAAACCTATCGCCTGCACAAATGACCCTGGCCGAGCTACTTTACGAAACTTCAAATGAAGACGTTAATTTACCTAAGATAACGCAGATTTTCGAACGTGATATTAACTTGTCATATAAGTTACTGCGCTATGCAAATTCAGCGGCATTTAATCGAGTGTCCGAAATTGCCACAATAAAACAAGCGATCATTTCGTTGGGCCATTTGGAGCTAAAAAAGTTTTTGTCGCTATTATTCTCTGCGCAAGTAGGAGACTCAAAGCCGGATGAGTTATTAAAAATGTCGATGATTCGCGCCCGTTTCTGTGAGCAACTTGCAATTGCTGAGGGTAGCCAAGACATTGGTAAAGCCTTTTTAACCGGCATGATGTCACTAATTGACGCTATCCTTGATGAATCCATTGAAAAAGTGATGGAGCAACTGCCACTCGCAGCAGAAATAAAACAGGCACTGATCAATAACGAAGGTAAGTTAGCGGAATTTTTAAGCTTGGCCAAAGCGTTTGAACGAGGCAATTGGAGCCAAGAATCAAACTTAGAAAAAGAACTCAACCTACAAGCCGTTGAAATTCCAGCTTTGTATACTGAAGCTTTAAACTGGGCTGACGAACAAATGGATGTGCTTCACGCGACTGAATAA
- a CDS encoding LysR family transcriptional regulator, whose product MKLPKLQQLKYLVALHDTGHFGQAAKKCFVSQSTLSSAIQSLEEQLDSQLIERDHKTFVFTSLGLDVVEKSRQIIELSADLVATSSSGGDEFVGELHVGIIPTIAPFVLTELIKKMQMDCPQLQLYVREDTSDNCLSLLRDGQLDIVLLATPYDTHEFVKLDIASDRFHRVFHPENKEPRTYLLESEHCLSEHAINGCHLTDDHNIHPFHASSLSSLLAMVEGHKGETYLPTLALNSGVLKGSSLQAESMTNPDAARELSLVWRKTSHRRSFYLAVSELFKTVIETKLAAD is encoded by the coding sequence ATGAAGTTACCTAAGTTGCAACAGCTAAAATACCTTGTTGCCTTACATGATACCGGCCATTTTGGCCAAGCCGCCAAAAAATGTTTTGTGTCGCAATCGACCTTATCTAGTGCTATTCAGTCACTTGAAGAGCAGTTGGACTCACAACTTATAGAGCGTGATCACAAAACGTTTGTATTTACCTCTCTTGGCTTGGATGTCGTTGAAAAGTCACGACAGATCATTGAGTTGAGTGCCGACCTAGTTGCGACCTCCAGTTCCGGCGGCGACGAATTTGTCGGTGAGTTACACGTGGGAATAATCCCGACCATTGCGCCATTTGTGTTAACCGAGCTGATCAAGAAGATGCAAATGGACTGTCCACAGTTACAACTGTACGTAAGAGAGGATACCAGTGATAACTGTCTTTCGTTGCTTCGTGATGGTCAGTTAGATATTGTTTTGTTAGCCACTCCTTACGATACCCACGAATTTGTAAAGCTAGATATTGCGTCGGACCGTTTTCATCGTGTATTTCATCCAGAAAATAAAGAACCACGAACGTATTTATTAGAAAGCGAACACTGTTTATCCGAGCATGCAATTAATGGTTGTCACCTTACTGATGATCACAATATTCACCCATTTCACGCATCTAGTTTAAGTTCTCTGTTGGCAATGGTCGAAGGGCACAAAGGTGAAACATATCTTCCTACGTTGGCATTAAACTCGGGGGTACTTAAAGGTTCATCATTACAGGCTGAAAGTATGACCAATCCAGACGCAGCCAGAGAGTTGAGCTTAGTCTGGCGTAAAACCAGTCATCGTAGAAGCTTTTATCTGGCGGTGTCTGAATTGTTTAAAACCGTTATTGAAACTAAATTAGCGGCCGATTAA
- a CDS encoding DUF2970 domain-containing protein encodes MSIIQAFKSAAAAFFGVQKSENHKQDFESDTPFPFLLAGVILAIGLVLLLVTIVQIVLA; translated from the coding sequence TTGAGTATCATTCAAGCGTTTAAAAGTGCCGCGGCCGCATTTTTCGGTGTTCAAAAATCCGAAAATCACAAACAAGACTTCGAGTCTGACACTCCTTTCCCCTTTTTATTAGCAGGCGTCATCCTAGCCATTGGCTTAGTATTACTGCTAGTAACAATCGTCCAAATCGTCTTAGCCTAA
- a CDS encoding methyl-accepting chemotaxis protein, translating to MLNFFKSAIPDGHTTVSIKELTELKEKAAAYDAVEYSGALALAEQIFSNAQKVNTTAQHKLETVQVGLDEVTGFINQSSEIEVNSSSSKQSADETFQMSQDSIAQLASLVSNIKSSATFISEFTQLLSSLDENSKNIDHLVEAIKGIAEQTNLLALNAAIEAARAGEHGRGFAVVADEVRSLANTANSSADQIQTEMKKIMDISSSIITKQSEVESLMDTSVSIADDTTEKLSALAELAETSKSSVEQTITMVQHQLSNSADILAHLDQIKDETEKAIDGSSKNMDLARQLINELNR from the coding sequence ATGTTGAATTTTTTTAAGTCTGCCATTCCAGATGGTCACACAACAGTTAGCATCAAAGAGTTAACAGAATTAAAGGAAAAAGCAGCGGCATATGATGCTGTTGAGTATTCCGGCGCACTTGCTCTTGCAGAACAAATTTTTTCTAATGCGCAAAAAGTAAATACAACGGCTCAGCACAAGTTGGAAACCGTTCAAGTTGGTTTGGATGAAGTCACTGGTTTTATCAATCAAAGTTCAGAAATTGAAGTTAATTCATCAAGCTCTAAACAGAGCGCTGACGAAACATTCCAAATGAGTCAGGATTCGATCGCCCAATTAGCGAGTTTGGTTTCTAATATTAAAAGTTCAGCGACTTTTATTTCTGAATTTACCCAGCTTCTTTCTTCATTGGATGAAAACAGCAAAAACATCGATCACCTTGTAGAAGCAATCAAAGGTATTGCCGAACAAACTAACTTGCTGGCATTGAATGCGGCGATTGAGGCTGCGCGAGCTGGTGAGCACGGTAGAGGATTCGCCGTTGTTGCTGACGAAGTACGTTCACTTGCGAATACGGCAAATAGCTCTGCGGATCAAATCCAAACAGAAATGAAGAAAATTATGGACATTTCTTCGTCAATTATCACAAAGCAGTCTGAAGTTGAAAGCTTAATGGATACATCGGTATCAATTGCAGATGACACGACTGAAAAGCTAAGTGCCCTGGCAGAATTAGCTGAAACGAGTAAGTCATCAGTAGAGCAAACCATTACAATGGTCCAGCATCAATTGTCGAACTCAGCAGATATTTTGGCTCATCTAGACCAAATTAAAGATGAGACAGAAAAAGCAATTGATGGTTCATCAAAAAATATGGATCTGGCTCGTCAGTTAATCAACGAGCTAAACCGCTAG